Proteins encoded together in one Triticum dicoccoides isolate Atlit2015 ecotype Zavitan chromosome 7B, WEW_v2.0, whole genome shotgun sequence window:
- the LOC119340276 gene encoding 30S ribosomal protein S31, chloroplastic-like → MALLAVQGMAMSTAAFASHHHGAVSSSSFGLSAAVSFSRSRTNLAVTAVSAPFTSVLDVYCGRGDRKTKRGKRFSHSYGNARPRNKKKGTGPARLYAPPAPPRKDQFEDGEIIAIEIDDDIMERMD, encoded by the exons ATGGCGCTCCTCGCCGTCCAGGGCATGGCCATGTCCACGGCCGCCTTCGCCTCCCACCACCACGGCGCcgtatcctcctcctccttcgggctCTCGGCCGCCGTATCTTTCTCCCGCTCCCGCACCAACCTCGCCGTCACCGCCGTCTCGGCTCCTTTCACATCAGTTCTTGATG TCTACTGTGGAAGAGGGGACAGAAAGACAAAGAGAGGCAAAAGGTTCAGCCACTCATATGGGAAT GCACGGCCCCGTAACAAGAAGAAGGGAACAGGCCCAGCACGGCTTTACGCCCCTCCAGCGCCTCCTAGGAAGGATCAGTTTGAGGACGGGGAGATCATCGCAATTGAGATTGATGATGACATCATGGAAAGGATGGATTAG